The segment TTGTTCCGAAATTTACTCTTCTTTCAAATATTTCATGCTGATTATATTGATTGTGTGTGTTCTGAGTTTGCATATGGCCTGGTTAACAAACACACTTCCTATATGTATCGATATTTTTTTCGAAAGATCCATCGTCGGCTTTCATTGATATAAGAGAAGAGCAAAGCTACAAGTTCCTAATTGGCACATGATGCACCACACCCATTTTGCTTGGGACTCATAAACAGAGTCCTAGCCACACCTGAAATCAGAAGACTGAGATTTCCTATATATGTAATTATGTATCGATATTTGTAGTTGCTAGTCATGTATTGagttcattatatatatatatatatatatatatatatatatatatatatatatatatatatatatatatatatatatatatatttcctgGCAAACATGTGTATAGGAAAAATACTTAAATGCGGTTGTGGACATGTTGTTGATAACTCTAGGTAGCTGTATAACCATCCAAATAGAGAATTTGACAATGATATTCATGCAATACACCAACAAAATCAACTACAGCAGTTATTTTTCGTACAAAAAAGACAATGATCACAGCTTTTATGATAACAACATATATGGGCACATTCTCTGAACTAATTGACACCCACCCCATATCTTGTCAGAATTTAATTTGAAAGATCATGCTTCAGAATCTGTTGTATTATTGTGTGTGTTAACCTTTCATTTTCTTTGTCATGCAGAAGCAACTCCGAAGCGAATTCTTCAGTTGATGGGCGTGAAGGGAGTTAGCATATCTCATATCAAGAGTCATCTTCAGGTACTTTATGGCATATATAATTTTAATTGCTTGTGTATTACTATCCTAGACATTATCAAGTGCATTTTTTCAGCTTCTTATATGAGATATGCATGCTAATATAACCTTGTTTCTAACTATCATAAACATTATTAagtgcattttttttctttcactgAAATGACCAGATGTACAGAAGCTCCagctccagcagcagcagcagtactcATCAGTCCAGCCTCCAGAAGTTGACATCGTCAACCGCGGCGAGCAACAGCAAGCGCGTGTTCTTGAGCCGTGAAGATCACTGCGCTTATGCGTCACAGGATGGCAACACTCCAGCTCCATCAGACAAGAACATTTATACCACCATGCTCCGTGGTTGCAGCCACTCATCACCATACCAAATGTAAGCGTGTTAATTAGCACAAACCAATCATGCTTCCTCGCAATCTTCAAATTAATGATCCAACAGGAATTTGCCTGAATTTCATGATTGATTTTTACTTGCAGATTTGAAATTACATTTGATCAGATTTGAAATTAAATTCGATTGTTTTTACTTGCAGACCGCCGTCGCTAGAGGAAGTGTTCAGAAGCTGCTGGGAACAAAGAAGAGGGCGTGCTCCTTGGAACTCCAACGTGCTAACAACAGAGAAGGTATAACAATACGGCTTTTTTCCCATATATGATTGATTTGCTGACAAACTTTACTCAAACAACAATGCCTGCatggatgcatgcatgtaccATTCCCTAGAAGCTTCATTTTGGTTGTATGCATCATTAGGTGGCAGGCTGCCAAACTCCCATACTGCCGTGTGTATTGACTGTTTATGccctactactactatgcatgGCCCAGACCCATGAGCTAGATAAAAATGTCTCTAAATCAAATGCTTCCAAAGTCGTGATAGTAGTTTATACTAAATAGCGTGTTAACGTTGATACTTAATTGTTACACTTACACCTCATCTGCTTGTATTATTCCAGGCGATTAGGCCAGGTCACACTAATAATAAGAAGCCCGCCGAGAAGCAGCACACGGGATGCGACCTCACGCTGTCGATCGGCCTGTGGGAGGACGCGAGCAGCGACGACGCAGACGGCTCGAGCTCCATCAgcgaggagctgctgctgcctgctccGGCAGCAGGCGCtcgccgcgtcgccgccgccgtgaaGGAGGAGGAGAGCAAGCCGGCGGCTCTGAACCTGGACCTGACCATCTCGTCGTCTTGGCTGGCCTGAGTCTGACGACGCCGCCGGCGGCCGGCTGGCGGCGCTGTGCGTGACCGGCACACGTACGTACAGTTCCGTACGTACGCTCGTGTACAGTTATACGGACTCATGCATGCAGAGCAGCAGACTGTGTGATCAGGCCTTCAGTACTAGACTGTATATGGCGTGGCAGTAGTCTTGCTAGATAGGTCGCTCGGATTTTCGTGTCCTGCCCTTGTTAGCCACTCCGTTTTAGtctcttctcttcttttttattttttagatttgTATAACATTTTCGGGTCCATTCGATTAGGAACCGGGCTTCAGACGACGGTGGGTGAGGAATTTCTGCAGTCTTTTTTCTTTGTCTGGGGAGAAGGCGCTGTATTCCTCACCTGTCATCGTCTGAAATGTTCTATTTCTGATCGATTGTCTAGACTCTTAGAAAAGGAGCATGAATATACTTATGTTATTAGTGCTAGCAGCTATACATTTCAGAAAAAATGGCTAAGGATAGCCATATACATCACTAAAGAATTGGGTTCTTTGCCGAGTAACTAGTGGTTTGTCGACCGTTTTTTTTCGAGTATTCGGCAAataagctctttgccgagtgtctaaaAAAAACtctcggcaaaaaaaaaaaaagaaaacactcggcaaagcaggctctttgccgagtataaaaaaaatactcggcaaagaaggtctttaccGAGTGTATATCACTCGACAAAAAaggtttttgacactcggcaaagatctcAAATTATATATCACTTCCTAAAATGCTTATAATCATGTGTTTAAGCAACACTGGTAGGACTAAACCAACCAAATCTTAATTGCCTACACTCAACGCTATTTGAGAAGCAATGCACGCTTGTATTTTCACAGGAGATGGAAAGCTACTCTTAGCAAGCCATGCATAATACAGTCACTTTCGACAGGCCAAATGCAGCATTCAAACCAGAGTAGGCTCATCCATCTCCACGCTTAATGACTACATAATAATTGCATCATTTGCTAAAGTCAAGAATGATCTTAATCATGTTAGTACGTGAATCACATTCAATACGATGAGTTCGATCGAGAATTCCCTGAACCAAACCTGCTATTCATCTGACGCCCAGACCGGAGCCTGGGTGATCAATGAATCTGAATTCTCATCTTCCACAACACTCACTGAAGATTCATGCTTCTCCAAACAAAGTTATAGTTTAGAATTGCCATCTGATATATATGCACATAAACACAACATCGATCGAACATGAGTAATTTGGCACAATGTCCACTTATCATTTCTCATCCAAAATACAAGGGCTCCCAAAAACATTTACCTCCCTGAGAATAATAACTACAAGAAAACATCATAGTTCGGTACAAAACTACTCGACTCAAAAGTAGTTTCCTCACTGGAAACTAGATCACAGACACCGTCTATGGCCTATAAGGCTGGACAAAAAACTCGTAACTCGCTAGCTCGCTCGACTCGCTCGTTAATAGCTTGGCTTGAGCTCGACTCGTTTTATAATGAGCCAACTCGTTTTATAATGAGCCAGCTCGTTTTATAACGAGCCAGCTCGAGCGAGCTCGTGAGCTGCTCGCGAGCCATAACGAGCCAGTCAATTATTATGTTAACAACTAAAATTGTCTCGACTACATACCTAAATATTTCTCAATACCTCGACTTAGCTCATTCGTAAATTCCTAACTTTATCTGTCAATGGATAATGCTTAAACTATATGAGTATGACTATTATATAGCCACAGTCGTGATCCTAGTAGGTTGGCTGAATAAAATTCTAGTTTGTTTGTTGAATTGTTAAAGCTATAAGTACTTTGTTTAGTTTACTTTAAGTATGCATGTGATGTATTTGTTGCTCAATTACTTTTATAAATTTATAGTCTCTTTgtactatatttttatgatttgGCTCGCGAGCCAAACGAGCTGCTCGAGCTCACTAATGAGCCGAGCCGAGCCACCCTTCTAGCTCGTTTATATAACGAGCTATAACGAGCCGAGCCATAACGAGCCAAGCTATAACGAGCCGAGCCACTAACGAGCCGAGCTGTCTTGATATCCAGCCCTAATGGCCTATGGCCTATAGTCATGGTCTACTCGAATGAATTGCGGACACCAAATCGTTAAGACAAAATTGGTTCCACCAAATCACCCACAATTTCCAAACTTTATATAAGAATAGAAAAATCTATACAAGTTTGTTACTTTAAATATATGCAACTCTGCCTTATCATCAAAAGCTATATAACAATGCTCCTTCTTCAGCTCTTCAACTTTTTCCCATGTAATACTTGTCCTGTTCAATGTAAAATGGTACTGTTACATGGTAGGGAAAAAAAACATTACGAGCCTGTTTGGTTGGGTGGCTATCCTCCAACCAGGCTTCAGATAGCCACTTGTTTGGTTGTTCTGTTTAAGGTCCAAAGCCAGGCTTCGCAAAGCCACCGACCACCTTTTAGCTTGGCTCCCGAAAAACGAATGGGGTGGGCGTTTTCTGGGAGCCAGGCTTGGCCAGGCCTCGTCTCCCATTTGATCACCTTCCAATCGAGTAGAGAAGGCACGCGAGCCCTATTCACCGCCCGCCGGAGGTCCCCTGCTCGTCCTCCATGTCAGAGCACCTAGCCACCACTCGCCGAACGAGCAGGAAGCGGCAAGGGGATGTCGGAGCAGGAAGCGGCAAGGGGATGTCGGAGAAGGAACGGCGCCGAGGTGCGAGATCTACGTGGTGGCGGAGGCGGGGGTGGGGATCTACGTGGTGCCCGTCCTCAAGAGCCTGTCCTCGCCTCTGGGTCTGCTCCTGCAGACAACACCACACCACCCTCCCCGCGCCCTCATgttttttgcttctttcttcccTGCTTGTAttgagggggtgtttagttctccataaaatacaaaatacaaaataccaACTATTTTAGAATGATGAAATATAAAATACCAAATTTTTAGGATTTTGTTTAGTTTCATCcaaaatacagaatttattgccctcaTGAGCCCTCATGAGGGCCTCTTGAGGCTTTTTTGAGTCTAAAATCCAAAATAGAGAATAACCATATTTTTGCCAAAATTTTGCctggtgtttagttccattgtGCAAAATGATAAaccaaaatctaattttttaagTAGAAAGGAAACTAAACACCCTGAATCTCTTTTTAGTTTTTGCTATTAAAGTCACTGGAAGGGGTGCAAACCCCTCAAGTTCCGTTCAAAGAAGACTCTAATAACTCTCAAGCTGAAAACATGCAGGGTTCCTTTGCCGTTGCACACTGCCCGCCAACCACTGCAGTTTAGGTGACAAAAAGGCAATGCTATGTATCTCAGCTAGGTCAAGCCCTCTACGCACCTGCGGATTCATTCAGAACATCACACCAttgcttagggcctgtttggttccccatAACCGTTCGGATTCTGCTAAATCTGAGCCAAACGGTAGCGTTTGGATCCAGAAACCTGAGAAATGGTTCTTGTTTTTTATACTGTCCACACGAAATGGCCTAGGAGTAGTTTCCTCCCATTCATTTCTGGCCTCTCCTTTGCACTAATGGCCCATTTTTCCCGTTATTCTTTTTAAATGGAACAAGTTAAAATAAATTATACTTAATCACTCTTCACCCACAAAAAAGTTTTGATTTTTTGGaaataatttaatttatatggtttttttttatgaaaacaATATTTGTTTGAAATATTgttttcataaaaaaatcatataaaatattgtTTCCATAAAAAACCATATAAAACTATACCAACCAAATGATCTTATAAAGTGATTCCGATTCACCATCTAAAATATTTCTTGAAATAATCTGAATCTGAAATGTATGAGAATCTGAAACTCTACCAAACGTTTAGCTCTCAGTTCAGAGCATCATCACACACTCGCCGACCGGTGCCGGGCCCTTCTTCTGGTTTGGGCCTAACAAGGCTTTTGGTTTGGGCCTTCCAGTCGGTCCAAGAGCACGGGAGCCCGCCGTCTGGCCGCCCTTCTTCTCTTCGACGGCTTCCACACACTCGCCGGTCGCCGCCCTCCCCGCTCCCTTCCCGTCCGCCGTCCGAGTGGGGTTGCCTCCTCCATACCGGCTAGGGCAGGACACCCAAcgcgccaccttgtacggcctCTGCCTGGTTTGACGAAACCCCAGAAGCTTCCGGCGCTCGCGCTAGCCTCGTTCTCCCCCAAGCACTGTTTCGCCGCCGTTCGATAGCCGAGGCCAGACGCGGATAAGTCTCTCTCGGAGATGTCGGTGCTCATCGTCACCAGCGTGGGCGACATCGAGGTGGATCTCCACACCGACCGGTGCCCCCTCACCACCAAGAACTTCCTCAAGCTCTGCAAGTAAGCATCCCGTCCCGCGTCTAGGGCTTGTTCGATCTCTCGGGTTCGTCTGTAGTTTCTGACAACACAGCACGGTTGATGATTTATGTACTGTCCTGTATCAAGCTGTTCAGTTGGCCAATTCGGTGTTGTAGAGCCACTATTGGCTTGATTGTAACTTTTGGGTTGCAATTGCAATAGGTGTAAGTTGTTGAAGCTAGTCGCTAGTGGTGATCCTGCATCTATTCATAATTTACATCTAGTTTAGTGGGATTCCTAATTCCAAATGTATTTAGCTGCGTACTGATTTCTAGGCTCGTAGGTATGCTACCAGAAATTTCGAAATTATTGTGTTGCAGACTTAGTACTGGAACTTCATAGAGATGATAGAGCCACAGCGATGACCTTAGGCACCATCAAAGGATTTTATTCTGTTTCTTAGGTTTCTTGTTATCAATTTTATTGGCATTTTGGGAACTAGATTTAGCTTCTACTGTGGTTCCTGCACTCAATTTCTTCCACAGAATCTTGAATTTCCACCATTGGTGAAGTGCTTGAAGAATCGAGGATTATGCCTGGCTGCTCTTTTGTTATCACTTAATAATGGAAAATACCGTCTCATGAATTTGAGATTATTATTTCAGATAATTAGGGTACTTATTTTCTGGTTTTCTTCTTTGACCGACCAGAATGAAGTACTACAATGGGTGTTTGTTCCACAAGGTGGAGAAGGATTTCTTGGCACAAACTGGCGATCCAACTGGAACTGGCACCGCTGGCGATTCTGTATACAAGTAAGTGACTCTTTGGATTTGAACTTTTGAAAATGTCTCCAAAGTTTCAAAACTCTAAACCATATAATGCGGTATCCTGCATCTAGATATAACTAGTGTCTTCAATCGATACAATACACGTATAGTTTTGATGGAGCCATTCTTAGATGTTTGCTCTTTTTCATATTTATACAGTCATTATTATTGAGGTATCTTATTATTACATATTGATAAATGTATGCCTGAAAATTATATTGTATTTCCTCAGATATCTCTATGGTGATCAAGCTCGATTTTTTGATGATGAGATCCGTCCAGAGTTAAGGCATTCAAAAACTGGAACTGTTGCTATGGCCAGTGCTGGTGAAAACTGCAATGCCTCGCAGGTGCATTGCCTGCCTCCAGTGTCTTAATTGATAATATTGGATGTTCCATTTTTCAGTATTTCGTTGCTTGTTTTGgccttctattttttttttttacctttttAATGTTTTCAGTTCTACATTACCTTGCGGGATGATGTGGATTACCTTGATGATAAACATACTGTGAGTAGTACTTGATTCTGTTAactgatatattttttttcgtCTTATGAACATAATTCCTTTATTCAAACAATTCCTGTGTTTCTTCTGTTGACCATAGGTGTTTGGGATGGTTGCTGAAGGTTTTGATACGCTGACAAAAATAAATGAAGCTTATGTTGATGATAAAGGAAGACCATTCAAGGACATAAGGTGGAGTACTGATTAATGCCTTAGTTACAACATTAAATGAATGTTTCACTTCTTCTCCAGCATTAGTCTCCTTCTTTGTCATTTTAATTCCTGTTTGCTGACCTTATACAATTTATTATTTGCAGAATTAAGCATACATATGTCTTGGATGATCCTTTTGATGATCCTCCTCAGCTTGCTGAACTTATTCCTGAGAATTCTCCTACGGGAAAGCCACGTGATGAGGTAATTGAATGTCccaatcatgttcatttcagtaATAAGAGAGGAAGAGTCGAGATGCATCATTCTTAATCACAGGCCATGGTTCATTCATTCTCTTTTTGGTTTCTTTTCCTAATTTAGCAATCGTTAAGATGTCAAGAATTCTGTTTCTTGTCCATGCACCTGTTTTTATTTTGAGTCCAAACTACTGCCGAGGTAGACTGCAGTTTTTTTTCACCTATTTCCTTTTATTGTCTGTGTACCTCTTAATTTCGTTTGAAAGTTTGGGCATGGTAGTTATTGAGTGCGCATTTATTTCATTTAGTGTTGAAATCTTCCCCATGTTCTATCTATACCAACTTGTGCTACAATTGGGGCATATTTCAACCCTATAAAAGAGGTCATGTCTTGAATCCAATATTAATCTGGCAACATGC is part of the Sorghum bicolor cultivar BTx623 chromosome 10, Sorghum_bicolor_NCBIv3, whole genome shotgun sequence genome and harbors:
- the LOC8083194 gene encoding probable transcription factor KAN4 — translated: MRGFERKGVRQYNRSEVPRMRWTEELHRQFVEAVECLGGQDEATPKRILQLMGVKGVSISHIKSHLQMYRSSSSSSSSSTHQSSLQKLTSSTAASNSKRVFLSREDHCAYASQDGNTPAPSDKNIYTTMLRGCSHSSPYQIPPSLEEVFRSCWEQRRGRAPWNSNVLTTEKAIRPGHTNNKKPAEKQHTGCDLTLSIGLWEDASSDDADGSSSISEELLLPAPAAGARRVAAAVKEEESKPAALNLDLTISSSWLA